The Bacteroidota bacterium genome has a segment encoding these proteins:
- a CDS encoding Crp/Fnr family transcriptional regulator, whose translation MPVNPHKEELDQLRAAVGQMSHLDDKQWQQFAALFSIRLVSAQTHLLLPGDKIYELLFVTGGLLRFYYVDGEGDEANKAFIAENTFAGPLASSMLDLPVIYGVQALEETRLLVCDYRAFVALFEHDPVFERLGRKFAEQLLMRKELRMRSMLQQNARERYLDFVAQHPDLVQRIPQYHIASYLGITEVSLSRLRRSILETTS comes from the coding sequence ATGCCTGTGAATCCCCACAAAGAAGAACTGGATCAATTACGCGCTGCAGTTGGACAGATGTCCCATCTCGATGATAAACAGTGGCAGCAGTTTGCTGCGCTTTTTTCCATTCGTCTTGTATCTGCCCAGACCCATCTGTTGCTGCCTGGCGATAAAATTTATGAACTCCTGTTTGTTACCGGTGGGTTGCTGCGGTTTTATTATGTAGATGGGGAGGGAGATGAAGCCAACAAAGCGTTCATCGCCGAAAATACCTTTGCGGGTCCGCTTGCATCCTCAATGCTCGACTTGCCTGTGATTTACGGGGTGCAGGCACTTGAAGAAACACGGTTGCTGGTTTGTGACTACCGCGCCTTTGTAGCACTGTTCGAGCACGATCCTGTATTTGAACGACTTGGACGCAAGTTTGCCGAGCAACTCCTGATGCGCAAAGAACTCCGCATGCGCAGCATGTTACAGCAAAACGCGCGAGAACGGTATCTGGACTTTGTAGCGCAACACCCTGATTTGGTGCAACGCATTCCCCAATACCACATCGCGAGCTACCTGGGAATTACTGAAGTATCGCTCTCCCGCCTACGCAGATCTATTCTCGAAACCACTTCTTAA
- a CDS encoding NAD(P)-dependent oxidoreductase: protein MTNITFIGLGAMGQRMATRLLDAGYQLTVYNRSEGPRIALGAQGAKVAGTPREAVAGADLVITMLTDDDASMSVWMDQEKGVLSGIDAGTVALTSSTLSPAYVQVLAGALKQKGVALLDAPVVGTRPHAEAGQLTYLVGGDATVLASVKPVLLAMGAHIHHVGDTGMGMAMKLVVNGLFANQVAALGEALTLLEGVGISQEAAVALLNGLPITSPVAQRVGQLMLAGGFSPNFPIDLVAKDVRYYTEMGTAAGMHTPLLSGVQKVFEAAAREGLGGSDISGVIQYFASNRLL from the coding sequence ATGACAAATATTACTTTTATCGGATTGGGTGCAATGGGGCAGCGCATGGCAACCCGCTTGTTGGATGCCGGCTACCAGCTAACAGTTTACAACCGTTCTGAAGGACCCCGCATCGCACTTGGGGCACAAGGCGCTAAAGTGGCAGGTACGCCAAGGGAGGCCGTTGCAGGCGCAGACCTCGTTATTACAATGCTCACGGATGACGATGCATCGATGTCCGTTTGGATGGATCAGGAAAAGGGCGTGCTTTCGGGGATTGATGCAGGTACCGTGGCCCTGACTTCCAGTACGCTCTCACCGGCCTATGTGCAGGTGCTCGCCGGCGCCCTCAAACAGAAAGGTGTGGCATTGCTTGATGCACCTGTTGTTGGTACAAGGCCGCATGCAGAAGCAGGGCAGTTGACCTATCTCGTTGGGGGAGACGCGACCGTTCTGGCAAGTGTGAAGCCCGTACTTTTAGCGATGGGCGCGCACATACATCACGTTGGTGATACAGGCATGGGCATGGCAATGAAGCTGGTTGTAAACGGTTTGTTTGCAAACCAGGTGGCCGCCTTGGGTGAAGCATTGACCTTGCTGGAGGGTGTGGGAATCTCACAGGAGGCAGCTGTTGCATTGTTGAATGGATTGCCCATTACGAGTCCAGTTGCACAACGTGTCGGTCAATTGATGTTGGCGGGTGGTTTTAGTCCAAATTTCCCTATAGATCTGGTTGCCAAGGATGTGCGCTACTATACGGAAATGGGCACGGCAGCAGGGATGCATACACCGCTTCTTTCGGGGGTGCAAAAAGTGTTTGAGGCTGCAGCCAGAGAAGGGTTGGGCGGCAGCGATATTTCGGGGGTCATCCAGTATTTTGCATCAAACCGACTTCTTTGA
- the secA2 gene encoding accessory Sec system translocase SecA2, whose product METEAGKENKWSQRWRRLRSDDPVDRDLSWYRVGTDQITEEGRRLAAFSDNALKLQAKSLRNRVLDGIGVDEILGEAFALAREVSARVLGMRHYDVQVMAGLGLHKGKIIEMQTGEGKTLAAVLPVFAHALSGKGVHVLTFNDYLARRDAAWMGPVYTFLGLSVGVVQAGMSTAERRAAYAADVTYATAKEAGFDFLRDNLARTRSALVQRPFHFAVIDEADSILIDEARVPLVIAGAREVSDADPYRIAAVVEKLQEGTDWETDENRRNVLLTGAGIDKVEAAFQCGDLHEDGNYLLLTEINQALHARVLLHRGVDYIIRDQKIVIVDEFTGRVVADRRWPDGLQEAIEAKEELPIEPGGRILGSIALQNFLRLYPQLAGMTATSIAAAHELENFYTLRVLPIPRNTASIREDLSTIIFTHQEAKVAAVIDEIKLQHRRGRPVLVGTTTVNESETLALQLRKAGIESSVLNARNDEAEAEIIANAGLPGRVTISTNMAGRGTDIKLGGADELYRDEVIAAGGLLVLGTNLHESRRIDDQLRGRAGRQGDPGSAQFFVSMEDHLMRTFGLNELIPDRFRPVRQARPIDHPVIIREVARLQRIVEGQNYEIRKTMWKYTQLIEKQRTRLMDWRNRVLLGEAELTVFETHVPDRFKAVCNDFGHNVAYEAEQVSTLHFIDQAWSDHLAYISHIRDGIHLLGIGGLNPLHEFHKQAGEAFVAVFDTIEQRTKTFLETMPIDKNGIDAAAAGLKGPSSTWTYLINDKALNDLQQMLFGHGSAAFVGLGGLVTWPLLLAWGIWERMRNRD is encoded by the coding sequence ATGGAAACGGAAGCCGGTAAGGAAAACAAGTGGAGCCAGCGGTGGCGTCGCCTCCGTTCAGATGACCCTGTTGACAGAGATTTGTCCTGGTACCGCGTAGGTACGGATCAAATAACGGAAGAAGGGCGCCGGCTGGCTGCGTTTTCTGACAATGCGCTCAAATTGCAGGCAAAGTCGCTTCGAAATCGCGTGCTTGACGGCATTGGCGTTGATGAAATCCTGGGTGAAGCGTTTGCACTGGCAAGAGAAGTATCAGCACGCGTGTTGGGGATGCGGCATTATGACGTACAGGTGATGGCCGGCCTCGGTTTGCACAAAGGGAAGATTATCGAAATGCAGACGGGTGAAGGAAAGACGCTGGCAGCTGTACTCCCCGTGTTTGCCCATGCACTATCGGGAAAAGGTGTACATGTCCTGACTTTCAACGACTATCTGGCCAGGAGAGATGCAGCCTGGATGGGGCCTGTGTATACGTTTCTGGGCTTATCTGTTGGCGTTGTGCAAGCCGGCATGTCAACTGCTGAACGGCGCGCAGCCTATGCTGCGGATGTCACCTATGCTACGGCAAAAGAGGCCGGCTTCGATTTCCTTCGCGATAATCTGGCAAGAACGCGTTCAGCGCTCGTGCAGCGCCCCTTCCACTTCGCTGTCATAGACGAGGCAGATTCAATTCTTATTGATGAAGCACGGGTCCCCCTGGTCATTGCCGGCGCCCGTGAGGTTTCTGACGCTGATCCTTACAGGATAGCCGCCGTTGTTGAAAAGCTACAAGAGGGTACAGACTGGGAGACCGATGAAAACCGCCGCAATGTCCTGCTAACAGGTGCAGGGATCGACAAAGTGGAGGCAGCTTTTCAGTGTGGCGATTTACATGAAGATGGCAATTATCTTTTGCTCACTGAAATTAACCAGGCCCTGCACGCGCGCGTACTGTTGCACCGCGGGGTTGATTACATCATCCGCGATCAGAAAATTGTCATCGTTGACGAATTTACAGGACGCGTTGTAGCAGACCGGCGCTGGCCAGATGGGTTACAGGAGGCCATAGAAGCAAAAGAAGAACTGCCCATTGAGCCCGGCGGGCGCATATTAGGGTCGATTGCGCTGCAGAATTTCCTGAGGCTGTACCCACAGCTCGCCGGCATGACGGCCACCTCCATTGCTGCTGCACATGAACTGGAGAACTTTTACACCCTGCGCGTACTCCCTATCCCGCGCAACACGGCTTCCATCCGAGAAGATCTGTCAACGATAATTTTCACCCATCAGGAAGCCAAGGTCGCTGCGGTAATTGATGAAATAAAACTTCAGCACAGACGAGGCCGACCGGTACTGGTTGGCACTACAACGGTTAATGAATCTGAAACACTGGCTTTACAGTTGCGAAAAGCCGGCATTGAGAGCAGCGTGCTGAATGCGCGAAACGACGAGGCTGAGGCAGAGATCATCGCCAACGCGGGCTTGCCAGGCCGTGTAACCATTAGCACAAACATGGCTGGGCGTGGCACAGACATCAAACTCGGCGGCGCTGATGAATTGTACCGAGATGAAGTGATTGCTGCTGGCGGCTTGCTTGTGTTAGGCACAAATTTACATGAAAGCCGGCGGATTGATGATCAGTTGCGGGGACGGGCCGGCCGGCAGGGCGATCCTGGCAGCGCCCAGTTTTTCGTAAGTATGGAAGACCATTTGATGCGGACGTTCGGACTCAATGAACTCATACCCGACCGCTTCCGTCCTGTACGGCAAGCTAGACCGATCGACCATCCAGTAATCATCCGGGAAGTTGCGAGGTTACAACGCATCGTTGAGGGGCAAAATTATGAGATCCGCAAAACGATGTGGAAGTACACGCAACTCATTGAAAAGCAGCGAACCAGATTGATGGACTGGCGCAACCGGGTGCTCCTCGGCGAAGCGGAATTAACCGTTTTCGAGACGCATGTCCCAGACCGATTCAAAGCTGTTTGCAACGATTTTGGACACAACGTAGCTTATGAGGCCGAGCAAGTCAGCACGCTCCATTTTATCGACCAAGCCTGGTCGGATCATCTTGCGTACATCTCCCACATCCGCGATGGGATTCACCTCCTGGGCATTGGTGGGTTAAATCCGCTGCATGAGTTCCACAAACAAGCCGGCGAGGCCTTTGTGGCCGTATTTGATACCATTGAACAGCGGACCAAAACATTCCTGGAAACAATGCCCATCGATAAAAACGGGATAGACGCAGCAGCAGCCGGCTTAAAAGGCCCCTCCTCTACCTGGACCTACCTGATTAACGATAAAGCGCTCAATGATTTACAGCAGATGCTGTTTGGGCATGGCTCAGCAGCTTTTGTCGGCCTTGGCGGCCTGGTCACCTGGCCGCTCTTGTTGGCCTGGGGGATTTGGGAACGCATGCGCAATCGTGACTAG
- a CDS encoding DUF5615 family PIN-like protein, whose translation MGLTFFADHCISQAIIRKLLDAGHEVLVLRDHLPQDAPDPVVIEKAQLENAILITLNGDFSDIVAYPPSEFVGIIALQLKNRPSMLNPIMERLLSFTESHPNQGDYIGLLLLVEGHRIRIRK comes from the coding sequence ATGGGATTGACGTTTTTTGCGGACCATTGCATTTCTCAGGCCATCATCAGAAAGCTTCTTGATGCCGGGCATGAAGTTCTGGTATTGCGGGATCATTTGCCACAAGATGCCCCCGACCCTGTTGTAATTGAGAAAGCACAGCTTGAAAATGCGATTCTGATTACGCTAAACGGGGATTTCTCGGATATAGTCGCCTATCCACCATCTGAATTTGTGGGCATAATTGCGCTTCAGTTAAAGAACCGGCCGAGCATGCTTAACCCGATTATGGAGCGCCTGCTTTCTTTTACAGAGTCTCACCCAAATCAAGGCGACTATATTGGACTGTTGTTACTTGTAGAAGGCCATCGAATCCGCATTCGCAAATAG
- a CDS encoding DUF433 domain-containing protein — MSTIPWQDHIESTAEILRGKPRIKGTRIPVSLILGYLAEGYSSDQIVEEFPDLSGTQILACLSYARDLSEFELAA; from the coding sequence ATGAGCACAATTCCGTGGCAGGATCATATTGAAAGCACTGCTGAGATACTTCGTGGAAAGCCCCGAATTAAAGGAACCCGTATACCTGTGAGCTTGATTCTCGGGTATCTTGCTGAAGGCTATTCTTCAGATCAAATTGTGGAGGAATTTCCAGACCTTAGTGGTACGCAGATTCTGGCTTGCCTGAGCTATGCACGGGATCTTTCTGAATTTGAACTTGCCGCCTAA